A portion of the Moraxella ovis genome contains these proteins:
- the adk gene encoding adenylate kinase, producing MLRIILLGPPGAGKGTQAQLISKEFGIPQISTGDMLRAAIKEGTELGKLAKSVMDAGQLVSDELIINLVKERIAQPDCANGCIFDGFPRTIAQAEALAEAGVDINHVIEISVPDDEIVSRMSGRRAHLASGRTYHIIHNPPKVEGKDDVTGEDLVQRDDDKEEVVRDRLGVYHAQTAALIGHYQSVAKSGENAPEYHDFDGTKDINTVRDEIFAVLKG from the coding sequence ATGCTTCGTATCATCTTATTAGGACCACCAGGCGCAGGTAAAGGCACACAGGCGCAACTGATTTCAAAAGAATTCGGCATCCCGCAAATTTCAACTGGTGACATGCTACGCGCTGCCATCAAAGAGGGTACTGAGCTTGGCAAACTTGCTAAAAGCGTCATGGATGCAGGTCAGCTGGTGTCTGATGAACTAATCATCAACTTGGTTAAAGAGCGTATCGCACAGCCTGACTGTGCTAATGGATGTATCTTTGATGGCTTCCCGCGCACCATCGCTCAGGCAGAAGCTCTGGCAGAAGCTGGCGTGGATATTAATCACGTGATTGAGATCAGTGTTCCTGATGATGAGATCGTAAGCCGTATGTCAGGTCGACGTGCGCACTTGGCATCAGGTCGTACTTATCACATCATTCACAATCCACCAAAGGTCGAGGGCAAGGATGATGTTACCGGCGAAGACTTGGTTCAGCGTGATGATGACAAAGAAGAAGTAGTGCGCGATCGCCTAGGTGTGTACCATGCTCAGACTGCTGCCTTGATCGGTCACTACCAATCGGTTGCAAAATCAGGCGAAAATGCCCCAGAATACCACGACTTTGACGGTACTAAAGACATCAACACCGTGCGTGATGAGATCTTCGCTGTACTAAAAGGCTAA
- a CDS encoding HIT family protein: MSYDTNNIFAKILRGEIPCHKVYEDDKTLAFMDVMPQATGHVLVIPKCEAVELSDLPCEYACAVFKTAQKVITAQRKALGVDGIVQMQLNHAGAGQSVFHYHMHLIPTHVHELGKHESVMADQNELAELATKIREVIDGK; the protein is encoded by the coding sequence ATGAGCTATGATACCAATAATATTTTCGCCAAAATCCTGCGTGGCGAAATCCCTTGCCATAAGGTTTATGAAGATGACAAAACCCTTGCCTTTATGGACGTCATGCCACAGGCAACGGGTCATGTGCTGGTCATTCCAAAATGTGAAGCGGTGGAGCTGTCTGATTTGCCGTGCGAGTATGCCTGTGCGGTATTCAAAACCGCCCAAAAAGTCATCACTGCCCAACGCAAAGCCCTGGGTGTGGACGGTATTGTGCAGATGCAACTTAATCACGCGGGTGCAGGGCAAAGCGTGTTCCACTATCACATGCACCTAATCCCAACGCACGTCCACGAGCTGGGCAAGCACGAGAGCGTCATGGCGGACCAAAATGAGCTGGCAGAATTGGCGACCAAAATCCGTGAAGTTATTGACGGCAAGTAG
- a CDS encoding pyrimidine dimer DNA glycosylase/endonuclease V has product MNIFYLDPDPIRCAIFHGNKHVVKMILEYSQLLCAAHHLCDNVLCDDERAVLYKCTHQNHPCAVWVRGSKSHYDWLYRLFIALCDEYTHRYGKVHLTDQKLRHILLNCPISTDTPFIAPPQVMPDEYQGDDTVDAYRTYYRCGKADILAYTNRPTPDWL; this is encoded by the coding sequence TTGAACATTTTCTACCTTGACCCTGACCCGATACGCTGTGCCATTTTTCATGGTAATAAGCATGTGGTCAAGATGATATTGGAATACTCACAGCTCCTTTGCGCTGCTCATCATCTGTGTGACAACGTCCTTTGCGATGATGAGCGGGCGGTGCTGTATAAATGCACGCACCAAAACCACCCATGTGCGGTGTGGGTGCGTGGCTCAAAGTCGCATTATGACTGGCTTTATCGGCTGTTTATCGCCCTGTGCGATGAGTACACGCACCGCTATGGCAAGGTTCATCTGACCGACCAAAAGCTCCGCCACATCCTGCTAAACTGCCCCATCTCGACCGACACGCCTTTTATCGCACCCCCACAGGTCATGCCCGATGAGTATCAAGGCGATGATACCGTTGATGCCTATCGTACCTATTATCGCTGTGGTAAGGCGGATATTTTGGCGTACACCAACCGTCCAACTCCTGATTGGTTGTGA
- a CDS encoding ferredoxin--NADP reductase, producing MSKFISETVTYVHHWTDTLFTIKTTRSDSLRFRSGEFAMIGLMVDGKPLVRAYSIASPAWAEELEFYSIKVQDGPLTSRLQHIKVGDELLVSRKPTGTLVLDDLLPGKHLYMLATGTGLAPFLSLVREPEVYERFEKVILVHGVRHVEDLAYRDFFENELPNDQIFGEWVREKFIYYPTVTRDEFKNQGRVTDLLKSGKLFEDIGLPPINKDDDRMMLCGSMAMNAETAAILDDFGLTVSPRMGVPADYVLERAFVG from the coding sequence ATGTCAAAATTCATCAGCGAAACCGTGACCTATGTTCACCACTGGACAGACACCTTATTCACCATCAAAACCACCCGCAGCGACAGCTTGCGTTTTCGCAGCGGCGAATTTGCCATGATCGGCTTAATGGTGGACGGTAAGCCATTGGTGCGTGCCTACTCCATCGCCAGTCCTGCATGGGCAGAAGAGCTTGAATTTTATTCCATTAAAGTTCAAGATGGTCCTTTGACATCACGCCTACAGCACATCAAAGTTGGCGATGAACTACTAGTCAGCAGAAAACCCACGGGTACTCTAGTATTAGATGATCTACTACCTGGTAAGCACTTATACATGCTCGCCACGGGCACAGGCTTAGCACCATTCTTGTCGTTGGTGCGTGAGCCAGAAGTTTATGAGCGCTTCGAGAAAGTGATCTTGGTGCATGGTGTGCGCCATGTCGAAGATCTTGCTTATCGTGATTTCTTTGAAAATGAGCTGCCAAATGATCAAATCTTTGGCGAATGGGTACGTGAGAAGTTCATCTACTATCCTACTGTAACGCGTGACGAATTCAAAAACCAAGGTCGTGTGACCGATCTATTAAAATCAGGCAAACTGTTCGAGGACATCGGACTACCACCGATCAATAAAGACGATGATCGCATGATGCTTTGCGGCAGTATGGCGATGAATGCCGAAACCGCTGCTATTCTAGATGATTTTGGTCTAACAGTATCGCCACGCATGGGCGTACCTGCTGACTATGTGCTAGAGCGTGCATTTGTAGGCTGA
- the tsaA gene encoding tRNA (N6-threonylcarbamoyladenosine(37)-N6)-methyltransferase TrmO has translation MNAHHTLPVIGHHHSPLTQKFGIPRQPNLVAIKSYIRFVAPFNNPDAFVGIENYSHLWILWQFHHNKEQVNFRPQVRPPRLGGNDKIGVFATRSMYRPSQIGLSVVQLDRVEVVDNQAILHIIGADMADGTPIFDIKPYLPYVDGVHEAMGFDKPSVRDVKISERAEGDFEVLILNNTLQNDDKDIILSLIAQDPRPAYRQNETGVMCSMRYKTVDVDFIRAEDMLVIEHIRRVKP, from the coding sequence ATGAACGCACACCATACTCTCCCCGTCATCGGCCATCATCATTCGCCCTTAACTCAGAAATTTGGCATCCCGCGCCAGCCGAATTTGGTCGCCATAAAAAGCTATATTCGTTTTGTTGCACCTTTTAATAATCCAGATGCTTTTGTGGGCATTGAGAATTATAGCCATCTTTGGATTTTGTGGCAGTTTCACCATAATAAAGAGCAGGTGAATTTCCGCCCGCAAGTGCGTCCGCCAAGGCTAGGTGGCAATGATAAAATTGGCGTATTTGCCACGCGTAGCATGTATCGCCCAAGCCAAATCGGTCTGTCGGTGGTGCAGCTTGATAGGGTGGAGGTTGTTGATAATCAAGCGATTCTGCACATCATTGGGGCGGACATGGCGGATGGTACACCCATCTTTGATATTAAGCCATATCTGCCGTATGTGGATGGCGTGCACGAAGCGATGGGATTTGACAAGCCAAGTGTTCGCGATGTGAAGATAAGTGAGCGGGCGGAGGGTGATTTTGAGGTGTTAATATTAAATAATACCCTACAAAACGACGACAAAGACATTATTCTAAGCCTTATCGCTCAAGATCCACGGCCCGCCTATCGCCAAAATGAAACGGGCGTGATGTGCAGCATGAGATATAAGACGGTCGATGTTGATTTTATAAGGGCTGAAGATATGCTGGTGATCGAGCACATCAGGCGGGTCAAACCTTAA
- the prfB gene encoding peptide chain release factor 2 (programmed frameshift): protein MEIAPYQEQIKDLTERGQDLRRYLDFESKKERLEEVNLELENPDIWNDPELATKISKEKSVLDSIIGVIEGLDTALEDAAAMLELAVEEDDESLLADVQAELDDANAKVEDLEFKRMFSGEMDANNCYLDIQAGSGGTEAQDWSEMLLRMYLRWCESHGFKAEVLEVSDGGVAGIKSATISVKGDYAFGWLRTEIGVHRLVRKSPFDSNNGRHTSFSAVFVSPEIDDNVEIDINPADLRIDTYRSSGAGGQHVNTTDSAVRITHQPTGVVVACQNERSQHANKDTAMKMLRAKLYELEMQKRMEKQQALEDSKSDIGWGSQIRSYVLDDSRIKDLRTGVETSNTQAVLNGDLDKFIVASLKAGL from the exons ATGGAAATCGCCCCATATCAAGAACAAATTAAAGACCTAACCGAGCGTGGTCAAGACCTTCGGAGGTATCTT GACTTCGAAAGCAAAAAAGAACGCCTAGAAGAAGTCAATCTAGAACTAGAAAACCCCGACATCTGGAACGACCCTGAGCTCGCCACTAAGATCAGCAAAGAAAAATCCGTCCTAGATAGCATCATTGGTGTTATCGAGGGGCTGGATACTGCACTAGAAGATGCAGCCGCCATGCTTGAGCTTGCGGTTGAAGAAGATGACGAAAGCCTACTGGCAGATGTGCAAGCCGAGCTTGATGACGCGAATGCTAAAGTCGAAGACTTAGAATTTAAGCGTATGTTTAGCGGCGAGATGGATGCTAATAACTGCTACCTAGACATCCAAGCAGGCTCTGGCGGTACCGAAGCCCAAGACTGGTCAGAGATGCTGCTGCGTATGTATCTGCGCTGGTGTGAGTCGCACGGTTTTAAGGCGGAAGTTTTGGAGGTGTCTGATGGTGGTGTGGCAGGCATTAAGTCAGCGACCATTTCGGTTAAGGGCGATTATGCCTTTGGCTGGCTTCGCACTGAGATTGGCGTTCATCGTCTGGTGCGTAAGTCGCCATTTGACAGTAATAACGGTCGTCACACGTCATTCTCAGCGGTGTTCGTCTCTCCTGAGATTGATGACAATGTAGAGATTGATATTAATCCAGCTGACCTGCGTATCGATACTTACCGTTCAAGCGGGGCGGGTGGTCAGCACGTTAACACCACCGACTCTGCCGTGCGTATCACGCACCAGCCTACAGGTGTGGTTGTCGCGTGCCAAAACGAGCGTTCACAGCACGCCAACAAAGACACCGCCATGAAAATGCTCCGTGCCAAGCTTTATGAGCTTGAAATGCAAAAGCGCATGGAAAAACAGCAAGCCTTAGAAGACAGCAAGTCCGACATCGGTTGGGGGTCACAAATCCGCTCCTATGTGCTTGATGATTCACGTATTAAGGACTTGCGCACAGGTGTTGAGACGTCCAACACTCAAGCGGTGCTAAATGGCGATTTGGATAAATTTATCGTGGCAAGTCTGAAGGCGGGATTGTAA